Proteins found in one Panicum hallii strain FIL2 chromosome 4, PHallii_v3.1, whole genome shotgun sequence genomic segment:
- the LOC112890168 gene encoding conserved oligomeric Golgi complex subunit 7, producing the protein MVVVDASEFGAEGFDPKQWINAALDARHPSEPLDRFLADAEERLRAAADDAAAALERDSGDALRRVPLACRDALRLRDDAVALRGHLASVLQSLNLAEGSSAESIAALAQIDTVKQRMEAAYTTLQDAAGLAQLSQSVEDVFSSGNLPKAAETLATMRHCLSAVGEVAEFANVRKQLEVLEERLDEMVQPRLVDALSNRKVDAVQDLRGILIRIERFKSLEAQYTKIHVKPLKKLWEDFDLKQRASRVDMEKLGGDSINGLSFSSWLPNFYDETLLYLEQEWKWCLTAFPEEYKSLVPKVLVETMSELNSSFVSRVNIATGDVVPETRSVSKGILDVLSGDLPKSTKLQNKHLQALIELHNMTGTFARNIQHLFSESDLAVVLNTLKAIYSPYETFKARYGQMERAILSAEMAGIDIRGAVPRGVGAQGIELSETVRRMEESIPQMIVLLEAAVERCIGLTGGTEADELVIALDDIMLQYISNLQEALKSLRIVCGLESDGLKKDSGLEKREAQRSVDVSEEEEWSIVQGALQILTVADCLTSRTSVFEASLRATLARIGTNFSLSGFGSSLDKSPEAIADENADLPLGGRAALDIAAIRLSDLPDKSKKLLTVLEQSKDPRFHALPLTSQRVATFSDTVNKFVYDVLISKVRQRLSEVARLPIWSSVEEQGGLPLPSFSAYPQAYVTSVGEYLLTLPQQLEPLAEGISGNEAGNDEAQFFATEWIFKVAEGATALFMEQLRGIHYITDRGAQQLAADIEYLNNVLSALSMPIPPFLSTFHACVSTPRDQVRGLIKSEGGSQLDLPTAHLVCKIRRISLD; encoded by the exons ATGGTGGTGGTGGACGCGTCGGAGTTCGGGGCGGAGGGGTTCGACCCGAAGCAGTGGATCAACGCGGCGCTGGACGCGCGGCACCCGTCGGAGCCGCTCGACCGCTTCCTCGCCGACGCCGAGGAGCGCCTGAGGGCCGCGGCCGACGACGCCGCGGCCGCGCTCGAGCGGGACAGCGGCGACGCCCTCCGCCGCGTCCCGCTCGCGTGCCGCGACGCGCTCCGCCTCCGCGACGACGCCGTCGCCCTGCGCGGGCACCTCGCCTCCGTACTCCAATCCCTCAACCTG GCGGAGGGCTCATCTGCTGAGTCAATAGCTGCACTAGCGCAAATTGATACTGTGAAACAACGCATGGAAGCAGCATATACAACATTGCAG GATGCAGCTGGGTTAGCTCAGTTGAGTCAGAGTGTTGAGGATGTGTTTTCTAGTGGCAATCTTCCAAAGGCTGCAGAAACCCTGGCAACGATGAGACATTGCTTGTCAGCAGTCGGAGAG GTTGCAGAGTTTGCAAATGTGAGAAAACAGCTTGAAGTATTGGAAGAAAGGTTAGATGAAATGGTGCAGCCTCGTTTAGTGGATGCACTTTCTAATCGCAAG gttGATGCTGTGCAAGATCTGCGTGGTATACTGATACGTATCGAGAGGTTCAAGTCACTGGAGGCGCAGTACACTAAAATCCATGTTAAACCTCTAAAGAAACTTTGGGAAGATTTTGACCTAAAGCAAAGAGCCAGCAGAGTAGACATGGAGAAGCTTGGTGGTGATAGCATTAATGGTCTCTCATTCTCAAGCTGGCTGCCTAATTTCTATGATGAGACACTGCTTTACCTTGAACAAGAATGGAAGTG GTGCTTGACTGCTTTCCCTGAAGAATACAAATCACTGGTACCAAAAGTACTTGTGGAGACCATGAGTGAGTTGAATTCAAGCTTTGTTTCTCGTGTCAACATAGCAACTGGGGATGTTGTTCCTGAAACCAGATCTGTTTCCAAAG GTATACTGGACGTTCTATCAGGCGACTTACCAAAAAGCACCAAGTTACAGAATAAGCATCTGCAAGCACTAATTGAACTGCACAATATGACTGGCACTTTTGCTAGGAACATTCAACACTTATTTTCAGAATCAGATCTTGCAGTTGTGCTGAATACTTTGAAAGCTATTTATTCCCCATATGAAACCTTTAAAGCCAG GTATGGGCAGATGGAGCGTGCTATACTTTCTGCTGAGATGGCAGGTATTGACATCCGTGGGGCCGTCCCTCGTGGTGTTGGCGCACAGGGTATAGAGCTGAGCGAAACTGTCCGCAGAATGGAGGAATCCATCCCGCAAATGATAGTGCTTCTTGAAGCAGCTGTGGAGAGATGCATTGGTCTTACTGGTGGTACAGAGGCAGATGAACTGGTAATTGCTCTTGATGACATCATGCTTCAATACATATCTAATCTACAAGAAGCATTGAAATCCCTGAGGATAGTCTGTGGGCTGGAGAGTGATGGCTTGAAGAAAGATTCAGGTTTAGAGAAAAGGGAAGCACAACGATCGGTAGATGTTTCTGAAGAGGAAGAATGGTCTATTGTTCAAGGTGCTTTGCAGATTCTTACAGTTGCTGATTGCCTGACTAGCAGAACCTCAGTATTTGAAGCTTCTTTAAGAGCCACGCTTGCCAGGATTGGAACAAACTTTTCTCTTTCTGGCTTTGGTTCAAGCCTGGATAAATCACCCGAAGCAATTGCTGATGAGAATGCAGACTTGCCTCTTGGAGGGCGAGCTGCACTTGATATTGCAGCTATTCGCCTAAGTGATCTGCCAGACAAGTCTAAGAAGCTCTTAACTGTGCTAGAGCAG TCAAAAGATCCAAGGTTCCATGCTCTTCCTCTCACATCACAGAGAGTTGCAACCTTCTCAGACACAGTAAATAAATTCGTCTATGATGTGCTCATATCTAAAGTTCGGCAACGTCTCAGTGAGGTTGCTCGCCTCCCAATCTGGTCATCGGTGGAGGAACAGGGTGGTCTTCCTCTTCCAAGCTTCAGCGCCTACCCGCAAGCTTATGTAACCAGTGTTGGAGAGTATCTCCTCACTTTACCACAGCAGTTGGAGCCACTCGCAGAAGGTATCTCAGGCAACGAGGCTGGCAATGACGAAGCCCAGTTCTTTGCCACTGAGTGGATTTTTAAG GTCGCCGAGGGTGCCACTGCCTTGTTCATGGAGCAGCTGCGTGGAATCCACTACATCACCGACCGAGGCGCGCAGCAGCTCGCCGCGGACATTGAGTACCTGAACAACGTCCTCTCTGCACTCTCGATGCCGATCCCTCCGTTCCTGTCCACCTTCCACGCCTGCGTCTCGACCCCGAGGGACCAGGTCCGTGGTCTGATCAAATCAGAGGGCGGAAGCCAGCTCGACCTCCCTACTGCCCATTTGGTGTGCAAGATCCGGCGGATCTCACTAGATTAG
- the LOC112889530 gene encoding probable CDP-diacylglycerol--inositol 3-phosphatidyltransferase 2, with amino-acid sequence MPPVYLYIPNIIGYFRIIINFIAFAVCYSNKALFAILYFISFVLDGVDGWFARKFNQASIFGAVLDMVTDRVSTACLLALLSQFYRPGLVFLILLGLDITSHWFQMYSSFLSGKTSHKDVKHTGNWLLKLYYGYRPFMAFCCVSCEVLYIILFLFADDKSTSVLGVCRGILNQSPLIVLVFVSTLIGWAVKQVTNIIQMKTAADACVVYDLKRSK; translated from the exons ATGCCACCAGTTTATCTTTACATCCCTAATATTATTG GGTATTTCAGGATCATCATAAATTTCATAGCTTTTGCTGTTTGCTATTccaacaaggcactctttgctaTCCTTTACTTCATCAG TTTTGTCCTTGATGGCGTGGATGGCTGGTTTGCACGGAAGTTTAATCAAG CATCAATATTTGGAGCTGTGTTGGACATGGTTACAGATAG GGTTAGCACTGCTTGCTTGTTGGCCCTTCTCTCCCAATTTTACAG GCCTGGCTTGGTCTTCTTGATACTGCTTGGGTTGGATATTACAAGCCACTGGTTTCAAATGTATAG TTCGTTCTTGTCAGGTAAGACTAGCCATAAGGATGTAAAGCACACAGGCAATTGGCTTCTGAAATTATATTACGGGTACAGGCCATTCATGGCCTTCTGTTGTGTTTCTTGTGAG GTTTTATATATTATCCTCTTTCTCTTTGCTGATGACAAGTCGACAAGCGTGCTTGGT GTATGCAGAGGTATCCTGAATCAAAGCCCCCTCATTGTCTTGGTGTTTGTTTCCACTCTAATTGGCTGGGCAGTGAAACAAGTTACCAATATCATTCAG ATGAAAACTGCTGCAGACGCATGTGTCGTGTATGATCTGAAGCGCAGCAAGTAA
- the LOC112888754 gene encoding ATP-dependent zinc metalloprotease FTSH 2, chloroplastic: MVPPSMSLAAKGVLPFSVLTSSGVTQRPVSVTASLEHKTSDARRKFLKLALGNLGVGLPTLLGAKKALADEQGVSSSRMSYSRFLEYLDKDRVKKVDLFENGTIAIVEAISPELGNRVQRVRVQLPGLSQELLQKLREKNIDFAAHSNQEDSGSLLFNLIGNLAFPLILIGGLFLLSRRAQGGLGGPNGPGFPLGFGQSRAKFQMEPNTGVTFDDVAGVDEAKQDFMEVVEFLKKPERFTAVGARIPKGVLLVGPPGTGKTLLAKAIAGEAGVPFFSISGSEFVEMFVGVGASRVRDLFKKAKENAPCIVFVDEIDAVGRQRGTGIGGGNDEREQTLNQLLTEMDGFEGNTGIIVIAATNRADILDSALLRPGRFDRQVSVDVPDVRGRTEILKVHGGNKKFDPDVSLDVIAMRTPGFSGADLANLLNEAAILAGRRGRTAISSKEIDDSIDRIVAGMEGTVMTDGKSKSLVAYHEVGHAICGTLTPGHDPVQKVTLVPRGQARGLTWFIPMDDPTLISRQQLFARIVGGLGGRAAEEVIFGEPEVTTGAAGDLQQITGLAKQMVVTFGMSEIGPWSLMEGGAQSGDVIMRMMARNSMSEKLAEDIDSAVKRLSDEAYEIALSHIRNNREAIDKIVEVLIEKETLNGDEFRAILSEFVEIPVENRVPPATPAAALPA; encoded by the exons ATGGTGCCACCATCTATGAGCCTTGCTGCAAAGGGGGTGCTTCCCTTCTCAGTACTTACTTCAAGCGGCGTTACACAAAGGCCAGTGTCAGTGACTGCTTCCTTGGAGCACAAGACCAGTGATGCCAGAAGGAAGTTCCTTAAACTTGCTCTTGGGAACCTTGGAGTTGGGCTGCCCACCCTGTTGGGTGCTAAGAAAGCTCTCGCTGATGAGCAGGGTGTCTCTTCCTCAAGGATGTCTTACTCGAGGTTCCTTGAGTACCTTGACAAGGACAGAGTGAAGAAGGTTGATTTGTTTGAGAATGGGACAATTGCTATCGTGGAGGCCATCTCTCCTGAGCTTGGCAATCGTGTGCAGAGAGTCCGTGTGCAGCTTCCAGGTCTAAGCCAGGAGCTTCTTCAGAAGTTGAGGGAAAAGAACATTGATTTTGCCGCACACAGCAACCAGGAGGACTCTGGTTCCCTTCTGTTCAACCTTATCGGAAATTTGGCATTCCCCCTTATCCTCATTGGTGGTCTATTTTTGCTGTCAAGAAGGGCACAAGGTGGCCTTGGTGGACCCAATGGTCCTGGCTTTCCCCTTGGTTTTGGTCAATCTAGGGCCAAGTTTCAGATGGAACCCAACACTGGTGTTACATTTGATGATGTTGCTGGCGTTGATGAAGCAAAGCAAGACTTCATGGAAGTGGTCGAGTTCTTGAAGAAGCCTGAAAGATTCACTGCTGTTGGTGCTCGCATTCCTAAAGGTGTTCTTCTTGTTGGTCCACCTGGAACTGGTAAAACATTGCTTGCCAAGGCAATTGCTGGAGAGGCTGGTGTGCCATTTTTCTCAATTTCGGGCTCTGAGTTTGTGGAGATGTTTGTTGGTGTTGGTGCTTCCCGAGTTCGTGATCTTTTCAAGAAGGCCAAGGAGAATGCTCCTTGCATAGTGTTTGTTGATGAAATTGATGCTGTTGGTAGGCAAAGAGGTACAGGTATTGGTGGTGGAAATGATGAAAGGGAGCAGACTCTCAACCAACTGTTGACTGAAATGGATGGTTTTGAGGGAAACACTGGAATTATTGTTATTGCTGCCACTAACCGAGCTGACATCTTGGATTCCGCTTTACTTAGGCCTGGACGCTTTGACAGACAG GTGTCTGTTGATGTTCCTGATGTACGTGGAAGGACAGAGATTCTGAAAGTGCACGGTGGCAACAAGAAGTTTGATCCTGATGTTTCTCTTGATGTCATAGCAATGAGAACACCTgggttcagtggagcagacttGGCAAACCTTCTGAATGAAGCAGCCATACTGGCAGGCCGACGTGGGAGGACAGCAATTTCTTCAAAAGAGATTGATGATTCAATTGACAGAATAGTGGCTGGCATGGAAGGAACTGTGATGACAGATGGGAAGAGCAAAAGTCTTGTTGCTTACCATGAAGTTGGGCATGCGATTTGCGG AACTTTGACACCTGGCCATGATCCTGTCCAAAAGGTTACCTTAGTTCCAAGGGGTCAAGCTCGTGGTCTTACATGGTTTATCCCAATGGATGACCCAACGCTGATCTCCAGGCAGCAACTCTTTGCCAGAATTGTTGGTGGTCTTGGTGGTAGAGCTGCTGAGGAGGTCATATTTGGAGAGCCTGAGGTGACAACGGGAGCTGCTGGTGACTTGCAGCAAATCACCGGCTTAGCCAAGCAG ATGGTCGTAACGTTTGGTATGTCAGAGATTGGTCCATGGTCTCTGATGGAGGGCGGAGCACAGAGTGGAGATGTCATAATGAGAATGATGGCAAGGAACTCCATGTCGGAGAAGCTCGCGGAGGACATTGATTCGGCTGTGAAGCGGTTGTCAGATGAGGCCTATGAGATCGCTTTGAGCCACATTAGGAACAACAGGGAGGCAATTGACAAGATTGTTGAGGTGCTCATTGAGAAGGAGACATTGAACGGAGACGAATTCCGGGCAATTCTTTCTGAGTTTGTGGAGATCCCTGTCGAGAACCGGGTTCCCCCAGCCACACCGGCCGCAGCTCTCCCTGCCTAA